A window of Pararhodobacter sp. genomic DNA:
TGGCGGGGATTTTGTTCCTCATGCCGATCCTGTTCGTGACGGTGCTGCTCAACAGCCGGTTCTTCACGCAACCGGCCAAGCGCAACCTCTATGTCGGGGTCGTGCTGGCGCTCGGGGCCTGGGCCTATGTCGGACTGGTGTTCGACGCGGATCCGACGGGCCTGTGGTCGATGTCGCCGAACCTCTTGAACGTGTTCGTGGCGGTGGTGTTCGTGAACGCGCCCACCGTGTTCCGGATCGTGCGCGGCATCACGCTGGACATCAAGACCCGCGACTATGTGGCGGCGGCGCAAACCCGGGGCGAGGGGGCGTGGTACATCATGCTCTGGGAGATCCTGCCCAACGCACGCGGCCCGCTGATCGTCGATTTCTGCCTGCGCATCGGCTACACCACCATCCTGCTGGGAACCCTGGGCTTCTTTGGCCTTGGCGTGTCGCCCGAAAGCCCGGACTGGGGGTCGACCATCAACGCCGGCCGCCGCCTGCTGACGGTCTACCCGACCCCGGCGCTGGTGCCCGCGCTGTCGCTGATGAGCCTCGTTCTGGGCCTCAACCTGCTGGCCGATGGTCTGCGCGAAGAAAGCCTGAAGGATTGATGACATTGCCTGTCGATTTCATCTTGCCAAAAATACTCCACAGGGGTCCGGGGGTGTGAAACCCCCGGTTCCGCCGCCCGCAAACGGGAGACCGCTATGACCGAACCTTGGGACGCTTCTCAGCCGATCCTCGAAATCAAGAACCTGTCGATCTCGTTCTTCACCCGATTGCGCGAAATCCCGGCGGTGATGGATTTTTCCTGCACCGTGATGGCGGGCGAGGCGATGGGCCTTGTCGGCGAATCCGGCTGCGGCAAATCCACCGTGGCGCTGGCGGTGATGCAGGATCTGGGTGTGAACGGCAAAGTGGTCGAGGGCTCGATCAAGTTCAAGGGCCGCGATCTGACGCTGATGAGCCAAGAGGAGCTGCGCAAGTTGCGCGGCTCGGAAATCGCCATGATCTATCAGGAGCCGATGGCCTCGCTGAACCCGGCGATGAAGGTTGGCGCGCAACTGGCCGAAGTGCCGATCATTCACCAGAACATGGGCAAGGCCGAGGCGATGTCACTGGCGCGTCAGGTTGTCAAGGACGTGCGCCTGCCCGACCCGGACCGCATCCTGAACAGCTATCCGCACCAGCTTTCGGGCGGCCAGCAGCAGCGCATCGTGATCGCGATGGCGCTCATGTCGAAACCCGCCTTGCTGATCCTCGATGAGCCGACAACCGCGCTGGATGTGACGGTCGAGGCCGGGATTGTCGATCTGGTCACGGTGCTGGCCGAGAAATACGGCACCTCGATGCTGTTCATCAGCCACAATCTGGGGCTGGTGATGGAGGTCTGCGACCGCATCACCGTGATGTATTCGGGCGAGGCCGTGGAAACCGGCAACGTCAAGGATGTCTTTGACAAGATGCGCCACCCCTATACGCAAGCGCTGTTCCGCTCGATACCGCTGCCCGGCGCTGACAAGAACCAGCGCCCGCTGCGCGCGATCCCGGGCAATTTCCCGCTGCCGCACGAGCGCCCCAAGGGCTGCAATTTCGGCCCGCGCTGCGATTATTTTGAAGAGGGGCGTTGCAACGCCGCCGAGATCAGGATGGCCTCGGTCGATGACCAGAAGCGCCACGCGTCCCGGTGTTTGAAATTTCAGGAAATCGACTGGGACGCGCCGCTGGCGTTGATGGACGTCACCAAGAAAGGCGAGATCGGCGAGGTTGTCCTGTCGATGGAGAATGTGCGCAAATACTATGAGGTCGCGGCCTCGTCACTGTTTTCGGGCGGAGACGCCAAGGTGGTGAAAGCCAACGAGACGCTCAGTTTCGACGCGCGCGAGGGGGAAACCCTGGCCATTGTCGGCGAGTCGGGCTGTGGCAAATCGACCTTCGCCAAGGTGCTGATGGGCCTCGAGACGGCGACCGCCGGCAAGATCATGCTGTTTGACGAAAACGTGCAATCCACGCCGATCCAGCAGCGCAACACCGACACCGTGTCCTCGTTGCAAATGGTGTTCCAAAATCCGTTCGACACGCTCAACCCGTCCATGACGGTGGGGCGCCAGATCATCCGCGCGCTGGAGATCTTTGGCGTCGGCGCCTCGGATGCCGAGCGCAAGCAACGCATGCTGGAACTGCTCGACATGGTGAAGCTGCCACGTGAATTCGCGGGCCGGATGCCGCGGCAACTCTCGGGCGGGCAAAAGCAGCGCGTCGGCATCGCGCGCGCCTTTGCCGGTGACGCCAAGGTGGTGATCGCCGATGAGCCGGTCTCGGCGCTGGATGTGTCGGTGCAGGCGGCGGTGACCGATCTGCTGATGGAAATCCAGCGCAAGAACAAGACCACGCTGTTGTTCATCAGCCATGACCTGAGCATCGTGCGCTATCTCAGCGACCGGGTTCTGGTGATGTATCTGGGGCATGTGGTGGAACTGGGCTCCACCGATCAGGTGTTTTCGCCGCCCTATCACCCCTATACCGAGGCGCTGTTGTCGGCGGTGCCGATCGCCGACACCCGGATCGTGAAAAAGCGGATCGTGCTGGAGGGGGATATCCCCTCGGCGGTCAATCCGCCACCCGGCTGCCCGTTCCAGACCCGCTGTCGGTGGAAGGATCAGGTGCCGAATGGCAAATGCGACATCGACATGCCGCCGATGAAAACACTGGCGGACGGGCATCAGATCAAATGCCATCTGTCGGATGAGATCCTGTCGGAAATGGAGCCGGTGTTCCGCATGGCGGCTGCCGAATAGGCGTTTGGCCTGTGACACGGAGGGCGGCAGGGCCGCCCACACGGTTTGTAAGGCGAGAAGGGAGGCTTTGCCTCCCTCTTTGCTGCGCAAATTCACCCTCCAGGATATTTCGAGAACAAAGACGCCGGGAACGCCATCTGAGACCGCGCGTGGTTGGGGGCCGCTTTGAGGCTTGTCAAACAAAGTCGGGCAGTATTGTCTGGGTACAGGAGGAGCAGGTGTCGGCCATGCGCTATAGCGGGTTCAGGGTTTTCACACAGGGGCTGACGGGCAATCGGGGCTGGAAACAGGCCTGGCGCAAGCCCGCGCCGAAACCGGAGTATGATATCGTCATCATCGGCGGGGGCGGGCATGGTTTGTCGACCGCCTATTATCTGGCGAAAAACCACGGTTTGACCAATATCGCCGTGCTGGAGCGCGGCTATCTGGGGGGCGGCAATGTCGGGCGCAACACGACGATTGTGCGGGCGAATTACTTCTTGCCGGGCAATTCGGAGTTTTACAGCCATTCGCTGAAACTGTGGGAGGGGTTGGAGGCTGAGCTGAATTACAACGTCATGCACAGCCAGCGCGGGTTGATCAATCTGTTCCACTCGGACGGGCAGCGCGACGCCTTTGCGCGGCGTGGCAATGCGATGCTGGCGCAGGGCGATGATGCGATCCTGCTGGACCGCGACGGCGTGCGCGAGAAACTGCCCTATCTGGATTATGAGCAGGCGCGGTTTCCGATTTACGGCGGGCTTTACCATCCGCGCGGCGGCACGGCCCGGCATGATGCGGTAGCCTGGGGCTATGCGCGCGGGGCGGACCGGCGCGGGGTTGACCTGATCGAGAATTGCGAGGTCACCGGCATTGAGACCGCGGGCGGCAAGGTCACCGGTGTGCAGACCGCGCGCGGGGTGATCCGGGCGAAGAAGGTGGCGATGGTGGTGGCCGGGCGGTCCAGTCAGGTGGCGGCGATGGCCGGGATGCGTCTGCCGATCGAGAGCCATGTGTTGCAGGCCTTTGTCACCGAGGGCCTAAAACCGGTGATCGACCATGTGATCAGCTTTGGCATGGGGCATTTCTATATCAGCCAGTCCGACAAGGGCGGGCTGGTGTTTGGCGGGGATCTGGATTTCTACGCCTCGTATGCGGCGCGCGGCAACCTGCCGATGGTCGAGCATGTGATGGAGGCGGGCATGGCCTTGATGCCGATGATCGGCCGCGCCAAGGTGCTGCGGTCCTGGGGCGGGATCATGGATATGTCGCCCGATGGCTCGCCGATCATCGACCGCACGGGTATTGACGGGCTCTATGTGAATTGTGGCTGGAATTACGGGGGGTTCAAGGCGGTTCCGGCCTCGGGTTGGTGCCTTGCGCATTTGCTGGCCACGGATCAGCCGCACCCGGTTGCGGCGGGCTTCAGATTGGATCGGTTTCGCACTGGACGGGGGATTATGGATGAAGAAGGCACAGGGTCTCAGCACAATCTGCATTAGTGCGCTGCTGTTCACGGGGGCGGCTTTGGCCCAGAACGCGCCCGATGGGTGTTATTCGCGCCACTACACGCCCGAGCATCTGCAGGCGCAGCCGCAGCAGGTGGTCGAAACGCTGTTGCTCAGGATCAGTGATCAGGGCAACAGTTTTGCGATTGCTGTGCGGATGGCCAATCAGGGTCATGCCGGGCGCGACGGGTTTGGCGGGCTGATCATGCGCGAGGAGGGGATGTGCTCGCACGGCGAGTGTCTGGTGTATTGCGACGGCGGCGGCTTCGTGCTGGGCAACATCAGCGCGGAGTCCATCGACATCACGACGCGGGCCATGCGGGTTGTGTCGGGCGATACCTGCGGCGGCGAGGCGCTGGTGTCGAAATCTTGCCGAAGTGTTCGACGAGCCGACGACCTATCGCCTGTTTCGCAGCCCGTTTGCGGTGTGCGAGGGGGGCCAGTGACGCCGGTGCGAAACATCGGCGGCGCGCTGCAAACCTGGAGGGCGCGATGCGCATAGCCTGTCCCTGTTGCGGCACCCGGGATCGCCGCGAATACACCTATTATGGCGCGTCGGTGTTTCTGGCGCGCCCGGTCGAGGGTGCCGGAGCAGAGGCCTGGGACGCCTATCTGCACCTGCGCGACAACCCCGCCGGGGTGACCCGCGATCTGTGGTATCACGACCCCTGCGCAACCTGGGTCGAGGTGGAGCGCAACACCGTGACGCATGAAATCCTGTCCAGCCGTGCCATTGCCGGGGGGGCTGCATGACCCAATCGCATCGCATCCCCAGACGCGGGCTGATCGACCGCGCGCGCCCGCAGCGGTTCCGTTTTGACGGCCAGACCTTCGAGGGGTTCGCGGGCGATACCCTGGCCTCGGCGCTCTTGGCGAATGGTGTGCGGCTGATGGGGCGCTCGTTCAAGTATCACCGCCCGCGCGGGGTGATGACGGCGGGTTCCGAGGACCCTTGCGCGCTGGTCGAAGTGCTTGAAAACGGGCACCAAACCCCCAATGTGCGGGCCACGGTGCAAGAGCTGTTCGAGGGGTTGGAGGCGCGCAGTCAGAACCGCTGGCCGTCGTTGAACCACGATCTTCTGGCGGTCAATGATCTGCTGTCGCCGTTCCTGTCGGCGGGGTTCTATTACAAGACCTTCATGTGGCCGCGCGCCTTCTGGGAAAAGCTCTATGAGCCGCTGATCCGCCGGGCGGCGGGGCTGGGCAGTGTCTCGGGGCTGCACGACGATGCGCGCACCGAAATGGCCTTTGCGCATTGCGATCTGCTGGTGATCGGCGCGGGGCCGACGGGGCTGATGGCCGCCCTGACCGCCGCGCGCGCCGGGGCTGATGTGATCCTGGCCGATGAGGACAGCCGGATGGGTGGGCGCTTGTTGTCCGACCAGCCCGGCGTTGACGGACAGCGCGGCGACGAATGGGCCGAGGGTGTGCTGGCGGAACTTGGCGCACGGCCGAATGTCCGGCTGATGACCCGCACCACGGTTATCGGCGCCTATGACGGTGGCACATTTGGCGCGTTGGAGCGCGTGGGATTGCACCGCGCCCCCACCGCCGACCTGCCGCGCGAGTGTTTCTGGCGCATTGTCGCGCGCCGCGCGGTCCTTTGTGCCGGTGCGTTGGAGCGCCCGATTGCCCATCCTGACAACGACCGCCCCGGCGTGATGCTGGCCTCGGGCCTGCGGGCGCATGTGGCGCGTTGGGGTGTCAATCCGGGCCGCGTGGTGTTGTTCTCGAACAATGACAGCGGGTTGGAGACGGCGCGCGCGCTCACGGCAATGGGTGTCGAGGTCGCGGCCTATGTCGATCCGCGCGATGTTGCCGTGACCGAGGATTTCCCGGTCTATCCACGCGCGCACGTCGTCGGCACCACCGGGCGGTTGGGGTTGAAAACCGTGGCGATCCGGCACGCGGGCGGCATCTCGCAGATCGCGGCGCGCAGCTTGGGTCTGGCGGGCGGCTGGAACCCGACATTGCATCTGACCTGCCACATGAATGGCCGCCCGGTCTGGGACGCGTGCACCGCGTCTTTCGTGCCGACCGACGGCATGGTGCCGGGCTTGAGCGTTGCGGGGGCCGCGCGGGGCCGGTTCTCGACCGCGGCTTGTCTGGCGGACGGGATCGCCGTTGCGGCGACGGCCTTGGCCGACCTTGGGTTCCCCGCGCCAGCGCTGCCGACGCCCATGGCCGAGGACGCGCCCTATGCCATCTCGCCGCTCTGGACGGTTGCGGCAAGCGGCCGCGCCTGGCTTGATTTCGCCAATGACGTGACCACCAAGGACGTGATGCTGGCCGCGCGTGAGGGGTTCACCTCGGTCGAACACATGAAGCGCTACACCACGCAGGGGATGGCGCCGGATCAGGGCAAGAACTCGAATGTGGGTGCGCTGGCGGTGCTGGCCGATGCCACGGGCCGCGCGATCCCCGAGACCGGCACCACCACCTTTCGCCCGCCCTTCGTGCCGGTGTCGATTGCCGCCTTGGGCGCAGGCGGGCGCGGGCAGGGGTTTGCGCCGCGCCGTTTGCTGACCTCGGATGCGAGATCCCGCGCGATGGGCGCGCCGATGATCGAGGCCGGGCTGTGGTATCGGCCCAGCTATTATCCGCGCGACGGGGAAACCGACTGGCGCGCCGCCTGCGACCGCGAGGTGAGCACCGTGCGCACCTGCGTCGGCGTCACCGAGGTCGGCACCTTGGGCAAGATCGACGTGCAAGGCCCTGATGCGGCGCGGTTTCTCGATTTTGTCTATGCCAACACCATGTCCACGCTGAAACCGGGCCGCGCGCGCTATGGCGTGATGCTGCGCGAGGATGGTCATGTCATGGACGACGGCACCTGCGCGCGGCTGGGCGAGGATCATTATGTGATCACCACCACCACCGCCGCCGCCGGGTTGGTCATGCGGCACATGGACTTCGTGCAGCAAGCGTTTTGCGCGGATTGGGCGGTGCGCTTTGTCTCGGTGACCGAGGCCTGGGCGCAATTCGCGGTGGCCGGCCCCAAGGCCCGCGTGGTTCTGGCCAGCGTCTGTGCGGTGCCGGACCTGCCCTTCATGGGCTGCGCTGACCTGACGATTGCGGGCGTCGCGGGCCGGATTTTCCGCATCTCGTTCTCGGGCGAGCAGGGGTATGAACTGGCGGTGCCGACCCGCTATGGCGCGGAGCTGTTCGACCGGCTCCTGACCGCCGCCGAGGCGTTGGGCGGCTGCGCTTACGGCATGGAAGCGCTCAACGTGTTGCGCATCGAAAAGGGCTTTATCACCCACGCCGAAATCCATGGCCGCACGACAGCGGATGACGTGGGTCTGGGCAAGATGGTATCGGCGAAAAAGGACTGTATCGGCAAGGCCTCGACCCGGCGACCCGGGTTTACCGAGGCCGGCCGCGCGCAGCTGGTGGGCTTGATTCCGGTCGATCCCGCGCAGAGCCTCAGCGCCGGGGCGCATCTCTATCGCGAGAACGACCCGCCGAAGCGCGAACATCATCAGGGCTATGTCACCTCGGTCGCGCCGTCGCCGACGCTGGGTCATTGGCTGGGGCTTGGTTTCCTGACCAACGGGCGCGCGCGACACGGCGAGATCCTGCGGTTCGAGGATGGGTTGCGCGGCAAGACGCTGGCTGTGCGGGTCGTGGAACCGGTGTTCTTTGACCCGGACGGAGGGCGGATGCGTGGCTGATCTCAAGGCAAAGGCAGCACTCGGCGGGTTGCCGCTAACCCATGGGCGCGCCACGCTCGATGGATTGGACCAAGGCGTCGTGACATCAATCGCGCCCTATCCGGGGCTGGATGCGAATGGCGCGCTTTCGACACTCGGCCTGCGGTTTCCCGACCCTGGTACGCTCAACGCACAGGGCGCGACGCGGATCATCTGGGCCGGGCGCGACATGGCGTTTTTGCTGGGGGCGCGGGCGCCCGAAGCGCTGCGCGGGGTCGCGGCGCTCACCGATCAAAGCGATGCCTGGGTCTGGCTGCATCTGACCGGGCCTGACGCGCGCGCCGTTCTGGCACGCCTCACGCCGCTGGACCTGCGCGATGCGGCGTTTGGGCTGGGCCATGTTGCGCGCACGCTGGTTGGGCACATGTCGGCAATCTTGATCCACTCCGCCCCAGAAGCCTATGAAATCGCAGTGTTTCGCTCGATGGCGGGCACGCTGAAGCACGAGGTTTCAGAGGCCATGCGTGGCGTGGCCGGGCGCGCCGCCGCCAAACGCCCGGTCAACCCGTGACAACCTGCGTCTGCCATTGCGCGCACCGCGCCAGCAACGGCGCTGGCAAGGGGCGATCGGTGAACACGCGATCAAAGGCGCTCAGCGACGCAATCCGCGCCGGGGCGGTGCGGTTCAGCTTGGAGTGGTCGGCCACCACCCACGAGCGCCGCGCCTGCGCGATCAGCGCCCGGCTGACACCCACTTCCTGAATGTCGTAATCCAGCAAATCGCCGTCGGCATCCAGCGCCGAACAGCCGATCACCGCGATATCGACCTTGAATTGGCGGATCGCGTCTTGCGTCAAGGGGCCGGTCAAGCCGCCATCCGAGCGCCTCAGCGTGCCGCCGGTGACAATCACCTGCGCCGCAGGAGTGTCTGCCAAGATATTGGCAATGTTCATATTATTGGTCACGACCATGAGGCCCGAATGGCGTCTGAGCTCGCGGGCGACGGCCTCGGTTGTGGTCCCGATTGCCAGAAACACCGACGCCCCTTGCGGGATCTCGGCGGCACAGGCCCGCGCGATGCTCTGCTTGGCCTCGGCATTCAGCGCCGCGCGTTCCTGATAGCCGATATTGACGGTCCCCGAGCGCAGGATTGCCCCGCCATGCACCCGCTCCAGCTTGCCCGCCTCATCCAGATCCGCCAGATCGCGGCGAATGGTCTGCGCGGTCACGTTGAACCGGTTTGCCAAGTCATCGACCGTCACGCGGCCGTCCTGGCGCGCGATTTCCAGTATTTCCGGCAGTCGAAACCCTTGGGCCATGATTCGAACCTCGTTGCGGGTGAAGTCTGTGCATTGGCATGACAGGACGCAAGGTTTGGCGTGACGTGCAAGACGCACAGACTGAAATTTCAACGGGAGTATCTTGCTAAAAGCAACATAAAGGCGTATAAAACGAAAGTAAACGAACATCAAGGACGCGAAACGAACATCATGAACTCTCGACCCGCAACCCCGGAACCCGCCGTAGACCTGTTTGTGATCGGTGGCGGCATCAATGGCTGCGGCATTGCCCGCGACGCCGCCGGGCGCGGGCTCCGTGTCATGCTGGCCGAGATGGGCGATCTGGCGGGGGCGACCTCCTCGGCCTCGACCAAACTGTTTCACGGCGGGCTGCGGTATCTGGAATTCTTCGAAATAAGATTGGTTCGCAAGGCCCTGAAAGAACGCGAAATATTGCTGCGCGCTATGCCGCATATCAGCCGTCCGATGCGGTTTGTCCTGCCGTATCACCGTGACATGCGGTTCGACGCGCAAACGCCGACCTCGCGGGTTCTCGGCGTGGTGATGCCGTGGATGCGCGGACGGCGCCCGGCCTGGCTGATCCGGCTGGGGTTGTTTTTGTATGACAATTTGGGCGGGCGCGACATTCTGCCGGGCACCAAGAAGCTTGATCTGCGCCATGAGCCCGAGGGGGAACCACTTCAAGAACGCTTCGTAACTGCTTATGAATACTCGGATTGTTGGGTTGATGATGCGCGGCTGGTGGTGCTGAATGCGCGCGATGCGGCGGCCAGAGGGGCGCAGATCCTGACCCGGACCAAGGTGACCGATGCGCGCGTCGTGGATGGGGTGTGGGTTGTGACTCTCCGCGATCCGACTGGAGAACGGCAAGTGCGCGCCAAGGCCCTGATCAATGCGGCGGGGCCCTGGGCGGACAAGGTCGTGACATCCGTCGTTCAGCGGCCGGTCTCGGGGCATGTCCGGCTGGTGCGCGGCTCGCATATCGTGGTCCCGCGCCTGTTTGAGCACGACAAGGCCTAT
This region includes:
- a CDS encoding ABC transporter ATP-binding protein; the protein is MTEPWDASQPILEIKNLSISFFTRLREIPAVMDFSCTVMAGEAMGLVGESGCGKSTVALAVMQDLGVNGKVVEGSIKFKGRDLTLMSQEELRKLRGSEIAMIYQEPMASLNPAMKVGAQLAEVPIIHQNMGKAEAMSLARQVVKDVRLPDPDRILNSYPHQLSGGQQQRIVIAMALMSKPALLILDEPTTALDVTVEAGIVDLVTVLAEKYGTSMLFISHNLGLVMEVCDRITVMYSGEAVETGNVKDVFDKMRHPYTQALFRSIPLPGADKNQRPLRAIPGNFPLPHERPKGCNFGPRCDYFEEGRCNAAEIRMASVDDQKRHASRCLKFQEIDWDAPLALMDVTKKGEIGEVVLSMENVRKYYEVAASSLFSGGDAKVVKANETLSFDAREGETLAIVGESGCGKSTFAKVLMGLETATAGKIMLFDENVQSTPIQQRNTDTVSSLQMVFQNPFDTLNPSMTVGRQIIRALEIFGVGASDAERKQRMLELLDMVKLPREFAGRMPRQLSGGQKQRVGIARAFAGDAKVVIADEPVSALDVSVQAAVTDLLMEIQRKNKTTLLFISHDLSIVRYLSDRVLVMYLGHVVELGSTDQVFSPPYHPYTEALLSAVPIADTRIVKKRIVLEGDIPSAVNPPPGCPFQTRCRWKDQVPNGKCDIDMPPMKTLADGHQIKCHLSDEILSEMEPVFRMAAAE
- a CDS encoding sarcosine oxidase subunit delta, coding for MRIACPCCGTRDRREYTYYGASVFLARPVEGAGAEAWDAYLHLRDNPAGVTRDLWYHDPCATWVEVERNTVTHEILSSRAIAGGAA
- the glpD gene encoding glycerol-3-phosphate dehydrogenase; protein product: MNSRPATPEPAVDLFVIGGGINGCGIARDAAGRGLRVMLAEMGDLAGATSSASTKLFHGGLRYLEFFEIRLVRKALKEREILLRAMPHISRPMRFVLPYHRDMRFDAQTPTSRVLGVVMPWMRGRRPAWLIRLGLFLYDNLGGRDILPGTKKLDLRHEPEGEPLQERFVTAYEYSDCWVDDARLVVLNARDAAARGAQILTRTKVTDARVVDGVWVVTLRDPTGERQVRAKALINAAGPWADKVVTSVVQRPVSGHVRLVRGSHIVVPRLFEHDKAYFLQGTDGRIIFAIPYEQDFTVIGTTEAPESDPDTTPRCSEAERDYLCAFASGYFKKPIRPDDVLWTYSGVRPLYDDGASSATAATRDYVLSLDTGAGAPVLTIFGGKITTYRRLAEAVLDRLDGHLAIKPRWTAGVALPGGDFPVEGGPELVSTLKSRYPFLSDIWAERLIRAYGTEARAVLGEAATAEDLGQDFGATLTAREVDWLVTQEFAQTADDILWRRSKLGLRLTATQVEALNTYLTAI
- a CDS encoding sarcosine oxidase subunit alpha family protein, which produces MTQSHRIPRRGLIDRARPQRFRFDGQTFEGFAGDTLASALLANGVRLMGRSFKYHRPRGVMTAGSEDPCALVEVLENGHQTPNVRATVQELFEGLEARSQNRWPSLNHDLLAVNDLLSPFLSAGFYYKTFMWPRAFWEKLYEPLIRRAAGLGSVSGLHDDARTEMAFAHCDLLVIGAGPTGLMAALTAARAGADVILADEDSRMGGRLLSDQPGVDGQRGDEWAEGVLAELGARPNVRLMTRTTVIGAYDGGTFGALERVGLHRAPTADLPRECFWRIVARRAVLCAGALERPIAHPDNDRPGVMLASGLRAHVARWGVNPGRVVLFSNNDSGLETARALTAMGVEVAAYVDPRDVAVTEDFPVYPRAHVVGTTGRLGLKTVAIRHAGGISQIAARSLGLAGGWNPTLHLTCHMNGRPVWDACTASFVPTDGMVPGLSVAGAARGRFSTAACLADGIAVAATALADLGFPAPALPTPMAEDAPYAISPLWTVAASGRAWLDFANDVTTKDVMLAAREGFTSVEHMKRYTTQGMAPDQGKNSNVGALAVLADATGRAIPETGTTTFRPPFVPVSIAALGAGGRGQGFAPRRLLTSDARSRAMGAPMIEAGLWYRPSYYPRDGETDWRAACDREVSTVRTCVGVTEVGTLGKIDVQGPDAARFLDFVYANTMSTLKPGRARYGVMLREDGHVMDDGTCARLGEDHYVITTTTAAAGLVMRHMDFVQQAFCADWAVRFVSVTEAWAQFAVAGPKARVVLASVCAVPDLPFMGCADLTIAGVAGRIFRISFSGEQGYELAVPTRYGAELFDRLLTAAEALGGCAYGMEALNVLRIEKGFITHAEIHGRTTADDVGLGKMVSAKKDCIGKASTRRPGFTEAGRAQLVGLIPVDPAQSLSAGAHLYRENDPPKREHHQGYVTSVAPSPTLGHWLGLGFLTNGRARHGEILRFEDGLRGKTLAVRVVEPVFFDPDGGRMRG
- a CDS encoding sarcosine oxidase subunit gamma, which translates into the protein MADLKAKAALGGLPLTHGRATLDGLDQGVVTSIAPYPGLDANGALSTLGLRFPDPGTLNAQGATRIIWAGRDMAFLLGARAPEALRGVAALTDQSDAWVWLHLTGPDARAVLARLTPLDLRDAAFGLGHVARTLVGHMSAILIHSAPEAYEIAVFRSMAGTLKHEVSEAMRGVAGRAAAKRPVNP
- a CDS encoding ABC transporter permease, whose protein sequence is MEPLSWLDIIARIAQQLLPVWIALVVIYALSIRFKRKLGLYGKLFDSTVGMIGFGIVMFWILTAFFADLIVTHDPLAQVSRMRNAVPGSALPRPDDLYPYYLFGGDSLARDVFSRMVMGAREVLRIAPFAAMISFMIGITLGLPAGYFAGKLDTALTFLANLVLAFPVILLFFLLVAPEIQNTLIPVVMAGILFLMPILFVTVLLNSRFFTQPAKRNLYVGVVLALGAWAYVGLVFDADPTGLWSMSPNLLNVFVAVVFVNAPTVFRIVRGITLDIKTRDYVAAAQTRGEGAWYIMLWEILPNARGPLIVDFCLRIGYTTILLGTLGFFGLGVSPESPDWGSTINAGRRLLTVYPTPALVPALSLMSLVLGLNLLADGLREESLKD
- a CDS encoding DeoR/GlpR family DNA-binding transcription regulator, producing MAQGFRLPEILEIARQDGRVTVDDLANRFNVTAQTIRRDLADLDEAGKLERVHGGAILRSGTVNIGYQERAALNAEAKQSIARACAAEIPQGASVFLAIGTTTEAVARELRRHSGLMVVTNNMNIANILADTPAAQVIVTGGTLRRSDGGLTGPLTQDAIRQFKVDIAVIGCSALDADGDLLDYDIQEVGVSRALIAQARRSWVVADHSKLNRTAPARIASLSAFDRVFTDRPLPAPLLARCAQWQTQVVTG
- a CDS encoding sarcosine oxidase subunit beta family protein; translated protein: MRYSGFRVFTQGLTGNRGWKQAWRKPAPKPEYDIVIIGGGGHGLSTAYYLAKNHGLTNIAVLERGYLGGGNVGRNTTIVRANYFLPGNSEFYSHSLKLWEGLEAELNYNVMHSQRGLINLFHSDGQRDAFARRGNAMLAQGDDAILLDRDGVREKLPYLDYEQARFPIYGGLYHPRGGTARHDAVAWGYARGADRRGVDLIENCEVTGIETAGGKVTGVQTARGVIRAKKVAMVVAGRSSQVAAMAGMRLPIESHVLQAFVTEGLKPVIDHVISFGMGHFYISQSDKGGLVFGGDLDFYASYAARGNLPMVEHVMEAGMALMPMIGRAKVLRSWGGIMDMSPDGSPIIDRTGIDGLYVNCGWNYGGFKAVPASGWCLAHLLATDQPHPVAAGFRLDRFRTGRGIMDEEGTGSQHNLH